A window from Candidatus Saganbacteria bacterium encodes these proteins:
- a CDS encoding amidophosphoribosyltransferase: MRCDKPEEACGVFGIYSYNGDHLGKMTYYGLFALQHRGQESAGIAVSDGEKIDHYKGMGLVNVVFNEDILKKLTGHIACGHVRYSTTGGSTIANAQPFVLDTKFGQIAVSHNGNLLNTADLKAGLEEKGFKFVGTSDTEVIAALIATSDENNFDAALVSTLKRVHGAFSLVIMTKDKLIGVKDPNGIRPLCVGKLDNAYVLSSETCALDIVGATFVREVSNGEIVIFDKDGMQSKTYSHHKKAALCIFEFIYFARPDSMIMGRSVYDARVSMGKYLAKENPAPYTEFISGIPDSGIPAAIGFAIESRIPFGDSLIKNRYIGRTFIQPSQEIREMGVKIKLNPLREAVRNKKFVVIDDSIVRGTTSRQIVKILREAGAREVHFRVSSPPITSSCFYGIDTPSKSELIAANLSIEGIRKYLDVDSLGYLSIDSLAKAVNLPQKNLCMACLCGDYPVEIPEKMENLGLFFK; the protein is encoded by the coding sequence ATACGCTGTGATAAACCAGAGGAAGCTTGCGGCGTATTCGGTATATATTCGTATAACGGCGATCACCTAGGGAAAATGACCTATTATGGGCTTTTTGCATTGCAGCACCGTGGGCAAGAATCCGCTGGGATCGCGGTCTCCGATGGTGAAAAGATAGATCATTATAAAGGCATGGGCCTTGTTAATGTCGTTTTCAATGAAGATATCCTAAAAAAGTTAACTGGCCATATCGCTTGCGGACATGTCAGGTATTCAACGACAGGTGGCAGTACCATAGCTAATGCCCAGCCTTTTGTCCTTGATACGAAGTTCGGGCAGATCGCTGTAAGCCATAACGGGAATTTATTAAATACCGCCGATCTTAAAGCCGGCCTCGAAGAAAAAGGATTCAAATTCGTAGGCACATCCGACACCGAAGTCATTGCCGCGCTCATCGCAACCTCCGATGAAAATAATTTTGATGCCGCATTGGTCTCAACTTTAAAGAGGGTCCACGGCGCGTTCTCTTTGGTCATTATGACAAAAGACAAATTGATCGGTGTTAAAGATCCAAATGGAATTCGCCCACTTTGTGTAGGAAAACTCGATAACGCGTATGTCCTTTCATCCGAAACCTGCGCGCTTGATATCGTAGGTGCAACTTTTGTAAGAGAGGTATCAAATGGCGAGATAGTCATATTCGATAAAGACGGCATGCAGTCGAAAACTTATTCGCACCATAAAAAAGCAGCATTGTGCATATTCGAGTTTATATATTTCGCGAGGCCCGATTCCATGATAATGGGGCGAAGCGTTTACGACGCGCGCGTCAGCATGGGCAAATACTTGGCAAAAGAAAATCCCGCGCCATATACCGAGTTTATAAGCGGCATACCGGATTCTGGCATTCCCGCGGCGATTGGATTTGCGATCGAGAGCAGGATACCGTTCGGCGATTCGCTTATTAAGAATAGGTATATTGGGCGTACTTTCATCCAGCCAAGCCAAGAGATCCGTGAGATGGGAGTTAAGATCAAGCTTAATCCATTGAGGGAAGCCGTACGCAATAAAAAATTCGTCGTCATTGACGATTCCATTGTCCGAGGGACAACCTCGAGGCAAATTGTTAAAATATTAAGGGAAGCCGGAGCGCGTGAAGTCCACTTTAGGGTTTCGTCGCCTCCGATAACGAGCTCCTGTTTTTACGGCATCGATACTCCGAGCAAATCGGAATTGATCGCCGCTAATCTTTCGATAGAGGGAATTAGAAAATATTTAGATGTGGATTCTTTAGGATATTTGAGCATC
- the proS gene encoding proline--tRNA ligase has protein sequence MKMSRLLAPTLREDPGEAEVVSHKLMLRAGMIRKVAAGVYTFLPLGLKTLHKVINIVREEMNKSGAQEVFMPTLLPAEYWQETGRWGIYGKELFRVKDRHERDFCLGPTHEEIITDLARNNIKSYKQLPINLYQIQTKFRDEIRPRFGLMRGREFMMKDSYSFHDSEESLDKEYNNMHAVYCRIFDRMGLVYKFIDADSGVMGGSFSQEFMVLAESGEEQVGDARGIEVGHIFKLGTKYSSSMNAIFLDVDNKEQPLIMGCYGIGVSRIVAAAIEQKNDKDGIVWPMALAPYLVVIIPAIIEDVEQMKVAEELYERVKAMPTDRQGQGAGLSDEVVLDDRPGRIGPKLKDADLIGFPIKVIVGKSLKEGKIEIKLRKTGETTLVEVAKVPEYLRNIITPAAERRG, from the coding sequence ATGAAGATGTCCAGGCTTCTTGCGCCAACGCTGCGCGAGGACCCGGGCGAGGCGGAAGTTGTATCCCATAAGCTGATGCTTCGAGCGGGGATGATAAGGAAAGTCGCAGCCGGAGTGTATACTTTTCTTCCCCTAGGTCTCAAGACCCTCCACAAAGTAATAAACATTGTCCGCGAAGAAATGAACAAGTCGGGAGCCCAGGAAGTTTTTATGCCAACCCTTCTTCCGGCCGAATATTGGCAGGAAACGGGACGCTGGGGAATATACGGCAAAGAGCTTTTCCGCGTAAAAGACCGCCATGAACGCGACTTCTGCTTGGGCCCAACACACGAAGAGATAATAACCGATCTTGCGCGCAATAATATCAAATCGTACAAACAGCTCCCAATAAATTTATATCAAATACAGACAAAATTCCGCGACGAAATAAGACCTCGATTCGGCCTCATGCGCGGCCGCGAATTTATGATGAAAGATTCCTATTCATTCCATGATTCCGAAGAGTCCCTTGATAAAGAATATAATAATATGCATGCTGTTTATTGCAGAATATTTGACAGGATGGGGCTCGTATATAAATTTATTGATGCCGATTCCGGAGTTATGGGCGGTTCATTTTCCCAGGAGTTTATGGTGCTGGCGGAATCTGGAGAGGAGCAAGTAGGGGACGCAAGGGGAATCGAAGTCGGGCATATTTTCAAACTTGGGACAAAATATTCGTCAAGTATGAACGCTATCTTTCTTGATGTGGACAACAAGGAACAGCCGCTTATTATGGGATGCTATGGAATAGGGGTCTCAAGGATTGTCGCTGCGGCTATAGAACAGAAAAATGACAAAGACGGGATCGTTTGGCCAATGGCTCTTGCTCCTTATTTAGTTGTGATAATTCCTGCGATAATCGAGGATGTAGAGCAGATGAAAGTTGCGGAAGAACTTTATGAAAGGGTCAAGGCCATGCCTACCGACAGGCAGGGTCAAGGGGCAGGGTTAAGCGACGAAGTTGTTCTTGACGATAGGCCAGGAAGAATAGGGCCAAAGCTCAAAGATGCCGATCTAATAGGGTTCCCGATCAAAGTTATTGTCGGCAAATCCCTAAAAGAAGGCAAGATCGAAATAAAACTTAGGAAAACCGGCGAAACAACGCTTGTTGAAGTTGCTAAAGTTCCAGAATATTTAAGAAATATTATTACACCTGCGGCTGAACGCCGCGGTTAA